A stretch of Sulfurimonas xiamenensis DNA encodes these proteins:
- a CDS encoding winged helix-turn-helix domain-containing protein — translation MLEALLGTKNRELTLQYLLVFKEGYAREIAKYFDVSLPSIQNQLKHFEENGLALSKMSGRTKIYFFNPRYAFLPELTTLLDKARLYYKPELKEKLDMQRKRPRRVGKPL, via the coding sequence ATGTTAGAAGCACTTTTGGGTACCAAAAACCGAGAATTAACCTTACAGTATCTTCTTGTATTCAAAGAAGGTTATGCACGGGAGATAGCTAAATATTTTGATGTATCTTTGCCATCTATTCAAAACCAACTGAAACATTTTGAAGAGAATGGTTTGGCACTAAGTAAAATGTCTGGTCGAACTAAAATCTATTTTTTTAATCCAAGATACGCATTTCTTCCTGAGCTTACTACATTACTTGATAAAGCGAGACTATATTACAAACCAGAGTTAAAAGAAAAACTAGATATGCAAAGAAAACGACCAAGAAGAGTAGGAAAACCTTTATGA